The Miscanthus floridulus cultivar M001 chromosome 7, ASM1932011v1, whole genome shotgun sequence genome includes a region encoding these proteins:
- the LOC136466433 gene encoding protein transport protein SEC16A homolog isoform X1, translated as MASSSSFSPDDQTDADFFDKLVDDDDPATDLPRTVSATSLADDPPVPEPAPAPPEGSGKGGAGVHTAVKQVQWASFGGGADDGPDPFADLSGGAGDDDGFLGSTAGTQTASDHAFFGGSQSLAAEVTDQDFFAGTSSSSDQQNVNGQYDQGSGTSTAVDSADPKSWEAMYPGWKYHEASQQWYQLDDSVNSTGNAAQVLDNSTQNAQQQQQQLDASYLLNSAHAGLETIAEEGTTAAGAVSSWGQGAASEYPPNMLFYAEYPGWYFDTNTQQWHSLESNQQAAMQAGTASTGQTVVANDGVVATSSSLTGYNAGQTEDLAAHNQVTQHSSFSNSFTQQNQWQTTDAFGNNVRSESATDNSLASSFYGFEQHRNDETTSSSTSQQAGFNTAETATDHYGGRRGFESSSIQNGYSSSDSQQSSYKAFEPSTGYQAGYKAFQPAAGHHTSTNMFEQSTEGYKAFEPAMNNQSGYKAFEPSMGHHSASQGFMPSTGHQTDFRGSRASTVHQAGYKEFETSTGYNTSFKAFEPSSQHAGFMGSQPSSGHQPNYMGFDTSANHHGYGDANGVASTQGFVPMQTTYHGQKQAIANSQGHLSNSYLGTDNSMNFNQQQFLGANASNLQFGHSPHEGRSSAGRPRHALVAFGFGGKLIVMKETSSMPAGFNTGNQGNPSSTVSVLNLLEVVIDKVDPSSITNGSALSYFHALCRQPVPGPLVGGSAASKDVNKWLDEMIAWYESSSSEFQRGDTRKLLISLLKILSQHYGKLRSPFASDPLQEETDGPEMAVTKLFSSCKRSTVHMGDYGSIVPCMKNIASESQMQAVAQEVQSLLVSGRRKEALQCAQGGQLWGPAIILALQLGDQFYVDTVKKMAHFHFVSGSPLRTLCLLIAGQPADVFNVENNVNSDYGTSHQPLEPGPNGMLDDWEENLAIITANRTKGDDLVITHLGDCLWKEKNEVAAAHSCYLVAELNIDSYSESARLCLIGADHLKCPRTFASPEAIQRTEVYEYAKVLGNSQYILLPFQPYKLIYAYMLVEVGKVSDSLRYCQASMKVLKASGRAPELEVWKQLFSSLEERIRTHQQGGYGTNLAPTKLVGKIFTSLDKSISRMMGTPSAPLPPLPHGSVSDRESHSMPAAAKFVNSQSVMAMSSLMPSASMQSMTEIAENSGGTGRTIAHNRSVSEPDFGRTSKQQGAGSDGTQSSASGSGSSRFGWLVQKTMGLVSKSHCQAKLGDQNKFYYDAKLKRWVEEGAAVPAEEPPLPPPPTKPSFQNGMPDHKLNGPMSVSHAPNGVTEWKSSNSSEQGGLGMPPIPPSQNQFSARGRMGVRSRYVDTFNKSGVSGAVPSYNKPAAPSVTPPAGAKFFMPTAAPAAADQMMPHQAAEIHSETIHQDERSASPPAETSFSSTPPPTQFSSPPPHTQFSSPMQSTIHWQSSMDNISTPYQGSGVSSLSNNSSFSKSRAASWSGTYSDQFSAFAGTRSPDVQTMPSPLMPGKPSHSRSNSNSSVQLNGLTEDLHEVEL; from the exons atggcctcctcctcctccttctcccccGACGACCAGACCGACGCCGACTTCTTCGACAAGCTCGTCGACGACGATGACCCCGCCACCGACTTGCCTCGGACCGTCTCCGCCACCAGCCTCGCCGACGACCCACCCGTCCCGgagccggcgccggcgcctcccGAGGGGTCAGGCAAGGGCGGCGCCGGCGTCCACACCGCGGTCAAGCAGGTGCAGTGGGCCTCCTTCGGAGGTGGCGCGGACGACGGTCCTGATCCGTTCGCTGATCTCTCGGGAGgcgccggcgacgacgacggcttcCTCGGGAGCACGGCCGGGACCCAGACGGCATCGGATCACGCCTTCTTCGGCGGGAGCCAGAGCTTGGCCGCTGAGGTGACGGATCAGGACTTCTTCGCTGGGACCAGCTCCTCCTCCGATCAGCAGAATGTCAATGGCCAGTACGACCAGGGAAGCGGCACCAGCACTGCAGTGGATTCAGCAGATCCCAAGTCTTGGGAGGCCATGTACCCTGGGTGGAAGTACCACGAGGCATCACAGCAATGGTACCAGCTTGATGACAGTGTAAATTCAACTGGGAATGCAGCTCAGGTGCTGGACAATAGCACTCAGaatgcacagcagcagcagcagcagctcgatGCATCATACCTGCTCAATTCAGCGCATGCGGGCCTTGAGACAATTGCCGAGGAGGGCACTACCGCAGCTGGTGCTGTCTCAAGTTGGGGGCAAGGGGCTGCCTCGGAGTACCCACCCAACATGCTCTTCTATGCAGAATACCCTGGTTGGTACTTTGACACCAACACTCAGCAGTGGCACTCCCTTGAGTCGAACCAGCAGGCCGCCATGCAGGCTGGAACAGCTAGCACAGGTCAGACTGTTGTTGCAAACGATGGTGTTGTTGCGACTTCCTCCTCTCTGACAGGCTATAATGCCGGGCAAACTGAGGACCTTGCTGCGCACAATCAGGTGACCCAACACAGCTCATTTTCGAATAGTTTCACTCAGCAGAACCAATGGCAGACTACGGATGCATTTGGTAACAATGTACGGTCTGAAAGTGCTACAGATAACAGCCTGGCTAGTAGTTTCTATGGTTTTGAACAGCACAGGAATGATGAGACTACCAGTTCCTCTACGAGCCAACAGGCTGGTTTTAACACAGCTGAAACTGCTACAGACCACTATGGTGGACGCAGGGGCTTTGAAtcatcaagtattcagaatggttATAGCTCCTCTGACAGTCAACAATCCAGTTACAAGGCATTTGAACCTTCCACGGGTTATCAGGCTGGTTACAAAGCGTTTCAACCTGCTGCAGGTCACCACACCAGTACCAACATGTTTGAACAGTCCACAGAAGGTTACAAGGCATTTGAACCTGCCATGAATAACCAGAGTGGCTACAAGGCATTTGAACCTTCTATGGGCCACCATAGTGCTTCCCAGGGGTTCATGCCTTCCACGGGCCACCAGACTGATTTCAGGGGGTCCAGAGCTTCCACAGTTCACCAGGCCGGTTACAAAGAATTTGAAACTTCTACAGGTTACAATACAAGTTTCAAGGCATTTGAACCCTCTTCTCAACATGCTGGTTTCATGGGTTCCCAACCTTCTTCAGGACACCAACCTAACTACATGGGATTTGACACTTCTGCAAACCACCATGGTTATGGTGATGCCAATGGTGTTGCGAGTACTCAAGGCTTTGTCCCAATGCAAACCACATACCATGGCCAGAAACAAGCAATTGCAAACTCGCAAGGGCACCTGTCAAATAGCTATTTGGGTACTGACAACTCCATGAACTTTAATCAGCAACAATTTCTGGGTGCAAATGCCTCAAACTTGCAATTCGGTCACTCCCCACATGAAGGCAGGTCATCGGCTGGACGACCACGACATGCCCTCGTTGCTTTTGGGTTTGGAGGGAAGCTCATAGTTATGAAAGAAACTAGCTCCATGCCTGCAGGCTTTAACACTGGAAATCAG GGTAACCCTAGTAGCACAGTGTCAGTTCTTAATCTGTTGGAGGTGGTCATTGATAAAGTTGATCCTTCAAGCATCACTAACGGTAGTGCACTTAGCTATTTCCATGCTCTATGCCGTCAACCTGTTCCTGGTCCTCTGGTTGGTGGAAGTGCTGCATCAAAGGATGTAAATAAGTGGCTTGATGAAATGATTGCATGGTACGAGTCTTCCTCTAGTGAATTCCAGAGAGGTGATACTCGCAAGTTGCTTATTTCATTGCTGAAGATACTGTCTCAGCACTATGGAAAACTCCGTTCACCTTTTGCGTCTGACCCATTGCAAGAG GAGACAGATGGTCCAGAAATGGCAGTAACTAAGCTATTTTCATCGTGTAAGAGAAGCACTGTTCATATGGGAGATTATGGATCCATTGTTCCCTGCATGAAAAATATTGCTTCAGAAAGTCAGATGCAG GCTGTTGCACAAGAGGTCCAAAGTCTTCTAGTTTCTGGGAGAAGAAAAGAGGCCCTTCAGTGTGCCCAGGGAGGTCAACTTTGGGGACCTGCAATCATACTGGCATTGCAGCTTGGTGATCAG TTTTATGTGGATACAGTGAAGAAAATGGCTCACTTCCATTTTGTATCTGGGTCCCCTCTGCGAACGCTATGCCTTCTCATTGCTGGACAACCTGCAGATGTTTTTAATGTAGAGAACAATGTCAACAGTGACTATGGTACATCCCATCAACCTCTGGAG CCTGGTCCTAATGGTATGTTGGATGATTGGGAGGAGAATTTGGCTATTATTACTGCAAACAGAACGAAAGGTGACGATCTAGTAATCACCCATCTTGGTGATTGCCTCTGGAAAGAAAAAAATGAG GTTGCAGCTGCCCATTCATGCTATTTAGTTGCTGAACTAAATATTGATTCATACTCAGAAAGTGCAAGGTTATGCCTCATTGGTGCAGACCACTTGAAGTGTCCTCGAACATTTGCCAGCCCTGAAGCCATTCAG AGGACAGAGGTTTATGAATACGCGAAGGTGCTTGGTAATTCTCAGTATATTCTACTACCCTTTCAGCCATATAAGCTGATATATGCATACATGCTTGTGGAAGTGGGGAAGGTTTCTGATTCTTTGAG GTATTGCCAAGCGTCTATGAAGGTACTGAAAGCCTCTGGCCGTGCCCCTGAATTGGAGGTGTGGAAACAATTATTTTCTTCACTGGAGGAGAGGATACGCACTCACCAGCAG GGTGGATATGGCACAAATCTTGCCCCAACAAAACTAGTTGGGAAGATTTTCACCTCGCTTGATAAATCTATATCCCGCATGATGGGTACACCATCTGCACCACTTCCACCATTGCCACATGGATCTGTTAGTGATAGAGAGAGCCACTCTATGCCTGCAGCAGCAAAATTTGTAAATAGCCAATCAGTAATGGCCATGTCATCGTTAATGCCATCTGCTTCAATGCAGTCAATGACTGAGATAGCAGAGAATAGTGGTGGCACTGGCAGGACAATTGCACACAACAGAAGTGTTTCTGAGCCGGACTTCGGTAGAACATCAAAACAG CAGGGTGCTGGATCAGATGGCACACAGAGCAGTGCATCAGGATCCGGCAGTTCTCGATTTGGTTGGCTAGTGCAGAAGACTATGGGTTTAGTGTCAAAATCCCACTGCCAG GCAAAATTAGGGGATCAGAACAAATTTTACTATGATGCAAAGTTGAAGCGGTGGGTGGAAGAAGGTGCTGCGGTTCCTGCCGAGGagcctcctcttcctccacctCCAACAAAACCATCTTTCCAGAATGGTATGCCAGACCATAAGTTGAATGGCCCCATGAGCGTAAGCCATGCTCCCAATGGAGTCACAGAATGGAAATCCTCAAATTCTTCGGAGCAAGGAGGTCTGGGTATGCCGCCAATTCCACCTAGCCAAAACCAGTTTTCTGCTCGGGGACGGATGGGTGTCCGGTCCAG ATATGTTGACACATTCAATAAATCGGGTGTGTCTGGGGCAGTGCCATCGTATAACAAACCAGCTGCTCCATCTGTGACACCGCCAGCTGGTGCCAAGTTCTTCATGCCGACTGCAGCACCTGCTGCTGCAGATCAGATGATGCCACACCAAGCAGCAGAGATACACAGTGAAACAATCCATCAGGATGAGCGGTCAGCCTCACCACCAGCAGAAACATCATTTTCTTCAACCCCACCACCCACGCAATTTTCATCACCCCCACCACACACGCAATTTTCATCACCAATGCAATCAACAATTCATTGGCAATCTAGTATGGACAACATCTCCACCCCTTACCAGGGTTCTGGGGTATCATCATTAAGCAACAACAGCTCATTCTCGAAATCACGAGCCGCATCCTGGAGTGGGACATACTCTGATCAGTTTAGTGCTTTTGCGGGCACTAGATCACCTGATGTACAGACCATGCCTTCACCACTCATGCCTGGCAAACCATCACACAGTCGTTCCAACAGCAACTCATCAGTGCAGCTCAATGGATTGACAGAGGATCTTCATGAGGTCGAGCTCTAA
- the LOC136466433 gene encoding protein transport protein SEC16A homolog isoform X2, with protein MASSSSFSPDDQTDADFFDKLVDDDDPATDLPRTVSATSLADDPPVPEPAPAPPEGSGKGGAGVHTAVKQVQWASFGGGADDGPDPFADLSGGAGDDDGFLGSTAGTQTASDHAFFGGSQSLAAEVTDQDFFAGTSSSSDQQNVNGQYDQGSGTSTAVDSADPKSWEAMYPGWKYHEASQQWYQLDDSVNSTGNAAQVLDNSTQNAQQQQQQLDASYLLNSAHAGLETIAEEGTTAAGAVSSWGQGAASEYPPNMLFYAEYPGWYFDTNTQQWHSLESNQQAAMQAGTASTGQTVVANDGVVATSSSLTGYNAGQTEDLAAHNQVTQHSSFSNSFTQQNQWQTTDAFGNNVRSESATDNSLASSFYGFEQHRNDETTSSSTSQQAGFNTAETATDHYGGRRGFESSSIQNGYSSSDSQQSSYKAFEPSTGYQAGYKAFQPAAGHHTSTNMFEQSTEGYKAFEPAMNNQSGYKAFEPSMGHHSASQGFMPSTGHQTDFRGSRASTVHQAGYKEFETSTGYNTSFKAFEPSSQHAGFMGSQPSSGHQPNYMGFDTSANHHGYGDANGVASTQGFVPMQTTYHGQKQAIANSQGHLSNSYLGTDNSMNFNQQQFLGANASNLQFGHSPHEGRSSAGRPRHALVAFGFGGKLIVMKETSSMPAGFNTGNQGNPSSTVSVLNLLEVVIDKVDPSSITNGSALSYFHALCRQPVPGPLVGGSAASKDVNKWLDEMIAWYESSSSEFQRGDTRKLLISLLKILSQHYGKLRSPFASDPLQEETDGPEMAVTKLFSSCKRSTVHMGDYGSIVPCMKNIASESQMQAVAQEVQSLLVSGRRKEALQCAQGGQLWGPAIILALQLGDQFYVDTVKKMAHFHFVSGSPLRTLCLLIAGQPADVFNVENNVNSDYGTSHQPLEPGPNGMLDDWEENLAIITANRTKGDDLVITHLGDCLWKEKNEVAAAHSCYLVAELNIDSYSESARLCLIGADHLKCPRTFASPEAIQRTEVYEYAKVLGNSQYILLPFQPYKLIYAYMLVEVGKVSDSLRYCQASMKVLKASGRAPELEVWKQLFSSLEERIRTHQQGGYGTNLAPTKLVGKIFTSLDKSISRMMGTPSAPLPPLPHGSVSDRESHSMPAAAKFVNSQSVMAMSSLMPSASMQSMTEIAENSGGTGRTIAHNRSVSEPDFGRTSKQGAGSDGTQSSASGSGSSRFGWLVQKTMGLVSKSHCQAKLGDQNKFYYDAKLKRWVEEGAAVPAEEPPLPPPPTKPSFQNGMPDHKLNGPMSVSHAPNGVTEWKSSNSSEQGGLGMPPIPPSQNQFSARGRMGVRSRYVDTFNKSGVSGAVPSYNKPAAPSVTPPAGAKFFMPTAAPAAADQMMPHQAAEIHSETIHQDERSASPPAETSFSSTPPPTQFSSPPPHTQFSSPMQSTIHWQSSMDNISTPYQGSGVSSLSNNSSFSKSRAASWSGTYSDQFSAFAGTRSPDVQTMPSPLMPGKPSHSRSNSNSSVQLNGLTEDLHEVEL; from the exons atggcctcctcctcctccttctcccccGACGACCAGACCGACGCCGACTTCTTCGACAAGCTCGTCGACGACGATGACCCCGCCACCGACTTGCCTCGGACCGTCTCCGCCACCAGCCTCGCCGACGACCCACCCGTCCCGgagccggcgccggcgcctcccGAGGGGTCAGGCAAGGGCGGCGCCGGCGTCCACACCGCGGTCAAGCAGGTGCAGTGGGCCTCCTTCGGAGGTGGCGCGGACGACGGTCCTGATCCGTTCGCTGATCTCTCGGGAGgcgccggcgacgacgacggcttcCTCGGGAGCACGGCCGGGACCCAGACGGCATCGGATCACGCCTTCTTCGGCGGGAGCCAGAGCTTGGCCGCTGAGGTGACGGATCAGGACTTCTTCGCTGGGACCAGCTCCTCCTCCGATCAGCAGAATGTCAATGGCCAGTACGACCAGGGAAGCGGCACCAGCACTGCAGTGGATTCAGCAGATCCCAAGTCTTGGGAGGCCATGTACCCTGGGTGGAAGTACCACGAGGCATCACAGCAATGGTACCAGCTTGATGACAGTGTAAATTCAACTGGGAATGCAGCTCAGGTGCTGGACAATAGCACTCAGaatgcacagcagcagcagcagcagctcgatGCATCATACCTGCTCAATTCAGCGCATGCGGGCCTTGAGACAATTGCCGAGGAGGGCACTACCGCAGCTGGTGCTGTCTCAAGTTGGGGGCAAGGGGCTGCCTCGGAGTACCCACCCAACATGCTCTTCTATGCAGAATACCCTGGTTGGTACTTTGACACCAACACTCAGCAGTGGCACTCCCTTGAGTCGAACCAGCAGGCCGCCATGCAGGCTGGAACAGCTAGCACAGGTCAGACTGTTGTTGCAAACGATGGTGTTGTTGCGACTTCCTCCTCTCTGACAGGCTATAATGCCGGGCAAACTGAGGACCTTGCTGCGCACAATCAGGTGACCCAACACAGCTCATTTTCGAATAGTTTCACTCAGCAGAACCAATGGCAGACTACGGATGCATTTGGTAACAATGTACGGTCTGAAAGTGCTACAGATAACAGCCTGGCTAGTAGTTTCTATGGTTTTGAACAGCACAGGAATGATGAGACTACCAGTTCCTCTACGAGCCAACAGGCTGGTTTTAACACAGCTGAAACTGCTACAGACCACTATGGTGGACGCAGGGGCTTTGAAtcatcaagtattcagaatggttATAGCTCCTCTGACAGTCAACAATCCAGTTACAAGGCATTTGAACCTTCCACGGGTTATCAGGCTGGTTACAAAGCGTTTCAACCTGCTGCAGGTCACCACACCAGTACCAACATGTTTGAACAGTCCACAGAAGGTTACAAGGCATTTGAACCTGCCATGAATAACCAGAGTGGCTACAAGGCATTTGAACCTTCTATGGGCCACCATAGTGCTTCCCAGGGGTTCATGCCTTCCACGGGCCACCAGACTGATTTCAGGGGGTCCAGAGCTTCCACAGTTCACCAGGCCGGTTACAAAGAATTTGAAACTTCTACAGGTTACAATACAAGTTTCAAGGCATTTGAACCCTCTTCTCAACATGCTGGTTTCATGGGTTCCCAACCTTCTTCAGGACACCAACCTAACTACATGGGATTTGACACTTCTGCAAACCACCATGGTTATGGTGATGCCAATGGTGTTGCGAGTACTCAAGGCTTTGTCCCAATGCAAACCACATACCATGGCCAGAAACAAGCAATTGCAAACTCGCAAGGGCACCTGTCAAATAGCTATTTGGGTACTGACAACTCCATGAACTTTAATCAGCAACAATTTCTGGGTGCAAATGCCTCAAACTTGCAATTCGGTCACTCCCCACATGAAGGCAGGTCATCGGCTGGACGACCACGACATGCCCTCGTTGCTTTTGGGTTTGGAGGGAAGCTCATAGTTATGAAAGAAACTAGCTCCATGCCTGCAGGCTTTAACACTGGAAATCAG GGTAACCCTAGTAGCACAGTGTCAGTTCTTAATCTGTTGGAGGTGGTCATTGATAAAGTTGATCCTTCAAGCATCACTAACGGTAGTGCACTTAGCTATTTCCATGCTCTATGCCGTCAACCTGTTCCTGGTCCTCTGGTTGGTGGAAGTGCTGCATCAAAGGATGTAAATAAGTGGCTTGATGAAATGATTGCATGGTACGAGTCTTCCTCTAGTGAATTCCAGAGAGGTGATACTCGCAAGTTGCTTATTTCATTGCTGAAGATACTGTCTCAGCACTATGGAAAACTCCGTTCACCTTTTGCGTCTGACCCATTGCAAGAG GAGACAGATGGTCCAGAAATGGCAGTAACTAAGCTATTTTCATCGTGTAAGAGAAGCACTGTTCATATGGGAGATTATGGATCCATTGTTCCCTGCATGAAAAATATTGCTTCAGAAAGTCAGATGCAG GCTGTTGCACAAGAGGTCCAAAGTCTTCTAGTTTCTGGGAGAAGAAAAGAGGCCCTTCAGTGTGCCCAGGGAGGTCAACTTTGGGGACCTGCAATCATACTGGCATTGCAGCTTGGTGATCAG TTTTATGTGGATACAGTGAAGAAAATGGCTCACTTCCATTTTGTATCTGGGTCCCCTCTGCGAACGCTATGCCTTCTCATTGCTGGACAACCTGCAGATGTTTTTAATGTAGAGAACAATGTCAACAGTGACTATGGTACATCCCATCAACCTCTGGAG CCTGGTCCTAATGGTATGTTGGATGATTGGGAGGAGAATTTGGCTATTATTACTGCAAACAGAACGAAAGGTGACGATCTAGTAATCACCCATCTTGGTGATTGCCTCTGGAAAGAAAAAAATGAG GTTGCAGCTGCCCATTCATGCTATTTAGTTGCTGAACTAAATATTGATTCATACTCAGAAAGTGCAAGGTTATGCCTCATTGGTGCAGACCACTTGAAGTGTCCTCGAACATTTGCCAGCCCTGAAGCCATTCAG AGGACAGAGGTTTATGAATACGCGAAGGTGCTTGGTAATTCTCAGTATATTCTACTACCCTTTCAGCCATATAAGCTGATATATGCATACATGCTTGTGGAAGTGGGGAAGGTTTCTGATTCTTTGAG GTATTGCCAAGCGTCTATGAAGGTACTGAAAGCCTCTGGCCGTGCCCCTGAATTGGAGGTGTGGAAACAATTATTTTCTTCACTGGAGGAGAGGATACGCACTCACCAGCAG GGTGGATATGGCACAAATCTTGCCCCAACAAAACTAGTTGGGAAGATTTTCACCTCGCTTGATAAATCTATATCCCGCATGATGGGTACACCATCTGCACCACTTCCACCATTGCCACATGGATCTGTTAGTGATAGAGAGAGCCACTCTATGCCTGCAGCAGCAAAATTTGTAAATAGCCAATCAGTAATGGCCATGTCATCGTTAATGCCATCTGCTTCAATGCAGTCAATGACTGAGATAGCAGAGAATAGTGGTGGCACTGGCAGGACAATTGCACACAACAGAAGTGTTTCTGAGCCGGACTTCGGTAGAACATCAAAACAG GGTGCTGGATCAGATGGCACACAGAGCAGTGCATCAGGATCCGGCAGTTCTCGATTTGGTTGGCTAGTGCAGAAGACTATGGGTTTAGTGTCAAAATCCCACTGCCAG GCAAAATTAGGGGATCAGAACAAATTTTACTATGATGCAAAGTTGAAGCGGTGGGTGGAAGAAGGTGCTGCGGTTCCTGCCGAGGagcctcctcttcctccacctCCAACAAAACCATCTTTCCAGAATGGTATGCCAGACCATAAGTTGAATGGCCCCATGAGCGTAAGCCATGCTCCCAATGGAGTCACAGAATGGAAATCCTCAAATTCTTCGGAGCAAGGAGGTCTGGGTATGCCGCCAATTCCACCTAGCCAAAACCAGTTTTCTGCTCGGGGACGGATGGGTGTCCGGTCCAG ATATGTTGACACATTCAATAAATCGGGTGTGTCTGGGGCAGTGCCATCGTATAACAAACCAGCTGCTCCATCTGTGACACCGCCAGCTGGTGCCAAGTTCTTCATGCCGACTGCAGCACCTGCTGCTGCAGATCAGATGATGCCACACCAAGCAGCAGAGATACACAGTGAAACAATCCATCAGGATGAGCGGTCAGCCTCACCACCAGCAGAAACATCATTTTCTTCAACCCCACCACCCACGCAATTTTCATCACCCCCACCACACACGCAATTTTCATCACCAATGCAATCAACAATTCATTGGCAATCTAGTATGGACAACATCTCCACCCCTTACCAGGGTTCTGGGGTATCATCATTAAGCAACAACAGCTCATTCTCGAAATCACGAGCCGCATCCTGGAGTGGGACATACTCTGATCAGTTTAGTGCTTTTGCGGGCACTAGATCACCTGATGTACAGACCATGCCTTCACCACTCATGCCTGGCAAACCATCACACAGTCGTTCCAACAGCAACTCATCAGTGCAGCTCAATGGATTGACAGAGGATCTTCATGAGGTCGAGCTCTAA
- the LOC136462399 gene encoding uncharacterized protein, translating to MPRDRDEPAAVRVYTVCDESRYLIVRNVPSLGCGDDLANLFGTYGPVEECTPMDAEDCEPYTDVFFVKFSQVNNARFAKRKLDESVFLGNRLQVTYAPQFESPLDTKEKLEARRKEVLGRIKSSAGRPEGTSQYSPAQGSSSGNHHQMNSNKREYMKTIHASHIEDPRFSHVPSDKDYFPSKSMNATVKLVREKLDKIQSGGDDSSTSAASKKPRVDNRRRI from the exons ATGCCTCGCGACCGCGACGAGCCAGCCGCCGTGCGCGTCTACACCGTCTGCGACGAGTCCAG GTACTTGATCGTGCGCAACGTGCCTTCACTCGGATGCGGCGACGACCTCGCCAATCTCTTCGGGACGTACGGCCCCGTGGAGGA GTGCACGCCCATGGATGCAGAGGACTGTGAACCCTACACCGACGTCTTCTTCGTCAAGTTCTCCCAGGTCAACAACGCCAG GTTTGCAAAGAGGAAGCTTGACGAGTCTGTATTTCTTGGCAACCGCCTGCAGGTGACCTACgcccctcaatttgagagtcctcTAGACACTAAGGAGAAACTGGAAGCTAGGAGAAAAGAAGTCCTTGGCCGAATAAAAT CATCTGCTGGCAGACCTGAAGGGACATCTCAGTATTCTCCAGCTCAGGGATCATCTAGTGGGAATCACCACCAGATGAACTCTAATAAGAG GGAATATATGAAGACAATTCATGCTTCTCATATTGAAGATCCTCGTTTCAGTCATGTGCCCTCAGATAAG GATTATTTTCCATCCAAGTCGATGAACGCTACTGTAAAGCTAGTCAGAGAGAAGCTTGATAAG ATACAATCTGGTGGTGATGACTCCAGTACTTCAGCAGCATCGAAGAAACCAAGGGTTGATAACCGCAGGCGAATTTGA
- the LOC136466436 gene encoding RGS1-HXK1-interacting protein 1-like produces the protein MADAPTSSGDSPPPPPPPQPESGSISSMVASSAASAAAAAADFTRWAETFGTEKADAAKAALASATTLATSSASAAASASSTAASSAYAAASDLTLIAKEELEWVKKEYSAYEQIVFGKIKEGVVMAIMHPGIAAGSATLAGIVLFKRPRSYLIQRVRRMFVSKETLLSGVQAEVNHMRQTVNLVSNERQKLLDRAATAEKRFQKGWNTLREEGRSIQHELSEIRDIENQAVGLKGIIDQLPRAHASEFRSEISGLASQVKKEKRVLNAALTKIVNYGVPI, from the exons ATGGCCGACGCGCCCACCAGCTCCGGcgactcgccgccgccgccgcctcctccgcaGCCGGAGAGCGGTTCCATCTCCTCCATGGTCGCCTCCTCTGCCGCCTCCGCGGCGGCCGCGGCTGCAGACTTCACCCGCTGGGCCGAGACCTTCGGCACCGAGAAGGCCGACGCCGCCAAGGCTGCCCTAGCCTCCGCCACCACCTTGGCCACCTCATCCGCCTCCGCGGCTGCTTCTGCTTCCTCCACGGCCGCGTCCTCCGCCTACGCTGCCGCCTCCGACCTCACCCTCATCGCCAAG GAGGAGCTGGAATGGGTGAAGAAGGAATACTCTGCTTACGAGCAGATTGTGTTTGGCAAGATCAAAG AGGGTGTTGTCATGGCGATAATGCATCCAGGCATTGCTGCAGGCTCTGCAACACTTGCAGGGATTGTCCTTTTCAAAA GGCCAAGGAGCTACCTTATTCAACGAGTACGACGCATGTTTGTTAGCAAGGAG ACCCTACTTTCTGGGGTACAAGCTGAAGTGAATCACATGCGGCAGACTGTGAATCTTGTATCCAATGAACGCCAAAAACTGTTg GATAGAGCAGCAACCGCAGAGAAAAGATTTCAGAAAGGATGGAATACACTCAG GGAAGAAGGGCGTTCCATTCAACATGAGTTGAGTGAGATTAGAGATATTGAAAACCAAGCAGTAG GTCTGAAGGGGATTATTGATCAGCTTCCCAGAGCACATGCATCCGAATTTCGATCGGAG ATATCTGGGCTAGCTTCTCAGGTTAAGAAGGAGAAGCGAGTGCTTAACGCTGCCCTCACGAAGATTGTGAATTACGGTGTCCCCATCTGA